A window of the Desulfovibrio sp. TomC genome harbors these coding sequences:
- a CDS encoding arylsulfatase yields the protein MKSKLLVVLALALVALAVIAGPTEAAEKKPNILIIWGDDIGQFNISAYNNGMMGYKTPNIDSIGKEGAMFTDWYGQQSCTAGRAAFITGQSPIRTGLTKVGLPGAPEGLQKEDPTLAELLKPLGYMTGQFGKNHLGDHDEMLPTNHGFDEFFGNFYHLNAEEEPENPDYPKDPDFKKKFGPRGVIQSSADGTIVDTGPLTKKRMETIDEEVTAKTLDFMERAKKADKPFFIWYNTSRMHVFTHLKKESQGKTGLGVYADGMVEHDAMVGQLLNKLKELGLEENTIVMYSTDNGSESFSWPDGGTTMFRGEKATQWEGGFRVPTLIRWPGVLKPGTILNDIGAHEDMIPTLLAAVGDTTVKDDLLKGKKIGNMTYKVHLDGYNLLPAFKGEGEWPRKEFIYWTDDGSVAALRYGNWKATFLRQDAHGMHVWQEPFTKLRAPMLTNLRMDPFEIAQDIGMDYDRWYVEHMFIFGPAASFVGQWIQSFREFPPRMKPGSFNLDNVMEAITKGAGDK from the coding sequence ATGAAATCGAAGCTGCTCGTTGTTTTGGCCTTAGCCCTAGTCGCCCTGGCGGTCATCGCCGGTCCGACTGAGGCGGCTGAAAAGAAGCCGAACATCCTTATCATCTGGGGCGATGATATCGGCCAGTTCAACATTAGCGCCTACAATAACGGCATGATGGGCTACAAGACGCCGAACATCGACAGCATTGGAAAAGAAGGGGCGATGTTCACGGATTGGTATGGCCAGCAGAGTTGCACCGCCGGCCGGGCGGCCTTCATTACCGGGCAGTCCCCCATTCGCACCGGTCTCACCAAGGTGGGACTTCCGGGCGCGCCCGAAGGCTTACAGAAGGAAGACCCGACCCTTGCCGAGTTACTCAAGCCGCTTGGGTATATGACCGGACAATTCGGCAAAAACCATCTCGGTGACCACGACGAAATGCTGCCCACGAATCACGGGTTCGACGAATTTTTCGGCAACTTCTACCATCTCAACGCTGAGGAAGAACCCGAGAACCCTGATTATCCGAAGGATCCGGACTTCAAGAAAAAATTTGGACCCCGTGGTGTTATCCAGTCCAGTGCTGATGGTACGATCGTGGATACGGGGCCGCTGACAAAAAAACGCATGGAAACCATCGATGAGGAAGTCACCGCCAAGACGCTCGACTTCATGGAGCGCGCCAAGAAGGCGGATAAGCCATTTTTTATCTGGTACAATACCTCGCGAATGCATGTTTTCACGCATCTGAAGAAGGAATCGCAGGGGAAGACCGGACTTGGCGTCTATGCCGATGGCATGGTCGAGCACGACGCGATGGTTGGCCAGTTGCTTAATAAGCTCAAGGAACTTGGCCTCGAAGAGAACACCATCGTGATGTATTCCACAGACAATGGATCGGAGTCCTTCTCCTGGCCCGACGGCGGCACGACGATGTTTCGCGGCGAGAAAGCCACGCAATGGGAAGGCGGCTTCCGAGTGCCCACCCTTATCCGCTGGCCTGGAGTGTTGAAGCCCGGCACCATCCTCAACGACATCGGCGCGCACGAAGACATGATTCCGACCCTGCTCGCCGCAGTTGGCGACACTACGGTCAAGGACGATTTACTGAAGGGCAAAAAGATTGGGAATATGACCTATAAGGTTCACCTCGATGGCTACAACCTCCTGCCTGCGTTCAAGGGTGAAGGGGAATGGCCCCGGAAGGAATTCATCTATTGGACCGATGACGGTAGTGTCGCCGCCCTGCGCTACGGGAATTGGAAGGCCACGTTCCTGCGCCAGGACGCCCACGGCATGCACGTCTGGCAGGAGCCGTTCACGAAACTCCGCGCACCGATGCTGACGAATCTGCGTATGGATCCCTTTGAAATCGCTCAAGACATCGGCATGGACTATGATCGCTGGTATGTGGAGCACATGTTCATTTTCGGTCCCGCAGCGAGTTTTGTCGGCCAATGGATACAGAGCTTCCGCGAGTTTCCGCCACGTATGAAGCCAGGCAGCTTCAACCTCGACAACGTCATGGAGGCGATAACAAAGGGGGCGGGCGATAAGTGA
- a CDS encoding Lnb N-terminal periplasmic domain-containing protein, whose amino-acid sequence MTRFVSVFVKVLVALAIALMTTWAALAAYWSDIPNSTARAFLAFSIVLATILNFVLIRHKSAAFLVYLAAFVLFTFWWCAIEPSNGKNWQPDVAVLPYAEVDEDTVTVRNIRNFAYRTETDYTPRYYDKTFNLKQLDSVDLIAVYWMGDAIAHVMMSFSFAGKDYLCFSIETRKEVGQEYSSLKGFFKQYELIYVAADERDVIRLRTDFRRPAEDVYIYRTRVPAENVRKLFLEYVKQMNGLRVKPEFYNTITTNCTTDVVRNFRAFGGNVRYNWKILLSGYAPEYAYEMGSLDDSLAFEELKARSYVNPKVRAIGDVPDFSEKIREGLPVRASAK is encoded by the coding sequence TTGACGCGCTTCGTCTCTGTGTTCGTGAAGGTGCTCGTGGCTTTGGCCATCGCGCTCATGACCACCTGGGCTGCTCTGGCCGCCTATTGGTCGGACATCCCCAATTCGACGGCCCGTGCGTTTCTGGCCTTTAGCATCGTGCTGGCTACAATCCTCAACTTCGTTCTCATCCGCCATAAGAGCGCGGCGTTTCTCGTCTATCTGGCCGCCTTTGTCCTGTTCACGTTCTGGTGGTGCGCAATCGAGCCCTCCAACGGCAAGAACTGGCAGCCAGACGTGGCCGTGCTCCCATACGCGGAAGTGGATGAGGACACAGTCACGGTGCGAAACATACGCAACTTCGCCTACCGGACCGAGACCGACTACACGCCTCGCTACTACGACAAGACCTTTAACCTGAAACAGCTCGATTCCGTGGACTTGATCGCTGTGTACTGGATGGGCGACGCCATCGCCCATGTGATGATGAGCTTCAGCTTCGCGGGCAAGGACTACCTGTGCTTCTCCATCGAGACCAGAAAAGAGGTGGGCCAGGAGTATTCCTCGCTCAAGGGCTTCTTCAAGCAGTACGAACTGATATACGTAGCGGCAGATGAACGGGATGTGATCCGCCTGCGCACTGATTTTCGCCGTCCAGCCGAAGACGTTTACATCTACCGAACCCGGGTCCCGGCCGAAAACGTGCGCAAACTCTTTCTGGAATATGTGAAGCAGATGAACGGCCTGCGCGTTAAGCCAGAATTCTACAACACGATAACCACCAACTGCACCACTGATGTGGTGCGCAACTTCCGGGCTTTCGGCGGCAATGTGCGCTATAACTGGAAGATACTGCTTTCAGGGTATGCTCCTGAATATGCTTACGAGATGGGCTCCCTCGACGACTCATTAGCCTTCGAGGAACTCAAAGCCAGGAGCTACGTGAACCCCAAAGTCCGCGCGATTGGGGATGTCCCCGATTTTTCAGAGAAGATTCGGGAAGGGTTGCCAGTGAGGGCAAGCGCCAAATGA
- a CDS encoding esterase/lipase family protein: MARSHEGHGKDSRMSGATQLLGIQFISAFRCPKNRPTKIRSNFLPALVVMIVLGSLLSSCARVAIKAVPVSQRYDTLDRSAINSSQPSERTLAFLKQRDLNGQWKSDPDGLIAHLDAKYQGDPGLGTLFALIELTHLQAQHYAAEPNKAAPYNLSCAVYSYLFLFDQNVAPAQDYLRPNAHLASEFYNRSLSRYLLYVHSAGIHFYPGTRLPMVVGTVVLKERQSGLPFEPGEFSSSHLAYEYAVSGLDITYAVPGIGVPLILVREAKEGDNRPEDRFLSRFRQVLAATLFLRIETEPAVEAGGGHVYGSRVELYDPMRENTVQVNSRTVPLETDTTTPLAWMAANVPPPQGIKGLMDPQALSAVQGLYMLQPYQKDKIPVVFVHGLISSPMTWLPMVNALMGDPELRKRYQFWYFSYPTGNPVFYSATRLRQSLESAREAFDPDGTNPAFNNMIIVGHSMGGLLTKTMVQDSQDRLWNAVSKIPPSELSLSSDVRDLVERIFFFKPLPFVSEVVFISTPHRGAEMALGTIGQIGKALVTLPLTLAKASVAFNSSLRHWGIAAAESGLPTGIDGLNPRNPVLKESASIPVAVPFHSIIGNEAKEGVAGGSDGIVPYWSSHLDGAQSELIVKSGHGAHDNPLAIREVRRIMLEHAKIEGEKVR; this comes from the coding sequence ATGGCGCGCTCGCATGAAGGTCATGGAAAAGACAGCCGCATGAGTGGCGCCACCCAACTGTTGGGAATTCAATTCATCTCTGCATTCCGCTGTCCAAAAAATCGTCCCACTAAAATCCGCAGCAATTTTCTGCCGGCTCTTGTGGTCATGATCGTCCTGGGAAGCTTGCTTTCCAGTTGCGCCAGGGTGGCGATCAAGGCCGTGCCGGTCTCCCAGCGCTACGACACCCTGGACCGCTCCGCCATCAACTCCTCGCAGCCTAGCGAACGCACCCTGGCCTTCCTCAAGCAGCGCGACCTGAATGGACAGTGGAAAAGCGATCCGGACGGGCTCATCGCCCACCTGGACGCCAAGTACCAAGGAGATCCGGGTCTGGGCACGTTGTTCGCCCTCATTGAGCTAACGCACCTCCAGGCCCAGCATTACGCGGCGGAGCCGAACAAGGCCGCCCCGTACAACCTCTCCTGCGCCGTCTATTCATATCTGTTCCTGTTCGACCAAAACGTGGCTCCGGCTCAGGACTACCTGCGCCCCAACGCGCACCTGGCCTCGGAGTTTTACAACCGTTCTCTCTCCCGGTACCTACTCTACGTTCACTCAGCCGGAATCCACTTCTACCCGGGAACGCGTCTGCCCATGGTGGTGGGGACAGTGGTGCTGAAAGAGAGGCAATCCGGCCTGCCCTTCGAGCCCGGGGAGTTCTCCAGCAGCCACCTGGCCTATGAATACGCCGTCTCCGGCTTGGACATCACCTACGCCGTTCCCGGGATTGGCGTTCCGCTCATCCTGGTGCGTGAAGCCAAGGAGGGGGACAATCGCCCGGAGGATCGTTTCCTCTCTCGTTTCCGCCAAGTCCTGGCCGCAACGCTTTTCCTGCGCATCGAAACAGAACCCGCAGTGGAAGCCGGAGGCGGGCACGTCTACGGGAGTCGCGTGGAGTTGTACGACCCCATGCGGGAAAATACCGTTCAGGTGAACTCCAGGACGGTGCCCCTGGAAACAGACACGACCACGCCACTGGCCTGGATGGCCGCCAACGTCCCGCCACCCCAGGGGATCAAAGGGCTCATGGATCCGCAAGCCCTCAGCGCCGTTCAGGGCCTGTATATGCTTCAGCCCTACCAGAAGGACAAAATCCCCGTGGTGTTCGTGCACGGGCTCATCAGTTCCCCCATGACGTGGCTCCCCATGGTGAACGCACTCATGGGCGATCCCGAACTGCGCAAACGCTACCAGTTCTGGTACTTCTCCTATCCCACCGGCAACCCGGTGTTCTATTCAGCCACGCGGCTGCGCCAATCCCTGGAGAGCGCCCGGGAGGCATTCGACCCGGACGGCACGAATCCCGCCTTCAACAACATGATCATCGTGGGACACAGCATGGGGGGGCTGCTCACCAAGACCATGGTTCAGGACAGCCAGGACAGGTTATGGAACGCAGTTTCCAAAATTCCACCCTCGGAGCTGTCGCTTTCCTCGGATGTTCGTGATCTTGTCGAGAGGATCTTTTTTTTCAAGCCCTTGCCCTTCGTGAGCGAGGTCGTGTTCATTTCCACACCACACCGGGGGGCGGAAATGGCTCTGGGCACCATCGGCCAAATCGGCAAGGCCCTGGTCACCCTGCCGCTCACCCTAGCCAAAGCCAGCGTTGCTTTTAACAGTTCCTTGCGTCATTGGGGTATCGCAGCGGCTGAATCCGGTCTGCCCACAGGAATCGACGGACTCAACCCGAGGAACCCTGTGCTCAAGGAATCGGCCTCAATACCAGTAGCCGTCCCCTTCCACTCTATCATCGGAAACGAGGCCAAAGAAGGAGTCGCGGGAGGATCGGACGGGATCGTTCCCTACTGGAGCTCCCATCTGGACGGGGCGCAGTCGGAGTTGATCGTAAAGTCCGGCCACGGGGCGCACGACAATCCTCTGGCTATCCGGGAAGTGAGGCGCATTATGCTTGAGCACGCGAAGATAGAAGGGGAGAAGGTCCGTTGA
- a CDS encoding bifunctional metallophosphatase/5'-nucleotidase, with product MSTRSGRHLTRREFMISSAVAGATVLFAGHLHAAPIEGKTFTILHTNDMHSNLVGMGPAQDYSPFTLDDDKTRGGYARLAALIATRRKERERQGPVLILDAGDYSMGTAYGAASRQAGAELQVMSLMGYDATTFGNHEFDLGPDGLGQAIGVAAKAGRTPAVLASNTDLSNDDPALDELRRLAKQGVVRRYVVIERGGMRFGIFGVLGKEATFYTSGGSASFPDAIGTAKEMVRMLRDTEKVDVVIALSHGGVELGQDGRCIGGDDVRLAESVPGIDVVIGGHSHTELREPVVVDGRTPVVQTGKYGECLGELVITLRDGKPSVAYYRLHPIDDAILGDQIIASTIEGFNKTVTEAVFASRGYSIYQPLAIVPRNLPNTYADIAAGTILANLVTDAFRNATKADIGFTANGMLRSPLLRGKSGVQTVYDVFAVAPLGAGVVDSTAGSALVTGYFTGQELKNLLEFLLIENPVHPGEFFPRASGLRFRYDPSRPKFDVVTAIELGDLDHGYQAIDITGKDERLYSLTCPLYLGKILVAIPTYTKGKLALVAKNKDGRPLVSKVEALKAPGHSTPDLLPPSGTTDTSSIATKQGAAHVQEIKEWQAIMDHLRNLPVAKGDELPLIPVDARAAEIRALKA from the coding sequence ATGTCCACCCGATCCGGACGTCATCTCACGCGTCGTGAATTCATGATCAGTTCCGCCGTGGCGGGCGCGACGGTTTTATTCGCCGGCCATCTCCACGCCGCGCCTATAGAAGGGAAGACTTTCACTATCCTGCACACCAACGACATGCACTCGAACTTGGTAGGGATGGGGCCTGCCCAAGATTACAGCCCGTTCACCCTTGACGACGACAAGACGAGGGGCGGGTATGCCCGGCTGGCTGCCTTGATCGCCACCCGGCGCAAGGAGCGCGAAAGACAGGGGCCTGTGCTCATACTGGACGCAGGCGACTACAGCATGGGCACAGCCTATGGCGCTGCCTCGCGTCAGGCCGGAGCCGAACTCCAGGTCATGTCCCTCATGGGGTATGACGCCACCACCTTTGGCAATCATGAATTCGACCTCGGTCCTGACGGTCTCGGCCAAGCCATTGGCGTTGCGGCCAAGGCGGGGCGCACCCCTGCGGTGCTTGCCTCGAACACCGACTTGTCGAATGACGACCCCGCACTGGATGAATTGCGACGCCTCGCCAAGCAAGGGGTGGTCCGTCGATACGTGGTGATCGAACGGGGCGGAATGCGCTTCGGCATTTTTGGGGTACTCGGCAAGGAAGCGACTTTTTATACCAGCGGTGGTTCGGCTTCGTTCCCTGACGCCATCGGGACCGCCAAAGAAATGGTGCGGATGTTGCGCGACACCGAGAAGGTGGATGTGGTCATCGCGCTCAGCCATGGCGGGGTTGAACTGGGACAGGACGGACGCTGCATCGGCGGCGACGATGTGCGCCTGGCCGAATCCGTACCGGGCATTGATGTGGTCATCGGCGGGCACAGCCATACCGAATTACGCGAGCCCGTCGTGGTCGACGGGCGCACGCCCGTGGTCCAAACAGGGAAATATGGGGAGTGTCTCGGCGAGCTGGTGATTACCCTGCGCGACGGCAAACCAAGCGTCGCATACTACCGGCTCCATCCTATTGACGATGCCATCCTTGGCGACCAGATAATTGCCTCTACCATTGAAGGGTTTAACAAGACCGTTACCGAAGCTGTCTTTGCCTCACGTGGCTACAGCATCTATCAGCCCCTCGCGATCGTGCCGCGCAACCTGCCAAACACCTACGCCGACATCGCCGCCGGCACCATCCTGGCCAATCTGGTCACAGACGCTTTCAGAAACGCCACCAAGGCGGACATCGGGTTCACGGCCAACGGCATGCTGCGCTCTCCTTTGCTTCGGGGAAAGTCCGGGGTGCAGACCGTCTACGACGTGTTCGCCGTGGCCCCCTTGGGGGCCGGAGTCGTGGATTCCACAGCCGGCAGCGCCCTCGTGACAGGCTATTTCACCGGCCAGGAACTGAAAAACCTGCTGGAGTTCCTGCTCATCGAAAACCCGGTTCACCCGGGCGAGTTCTTCCCGCGCGCTTCCGGCCTGCGGTTCCGTTACGACCCGTCTCGCCCGAAATTCGATGTCGTGACCGCCATCGAACTGGGAGACCTGGACCACGGCTACCAGGCCATTGACATCACCGGGAAGGACGAACGCCTCTACAGCCTCACCTGCCCCCTGTATCTCGGCAAGATCCTGGTGGCCATTCCCACGTACACGAAGGGTAAACTGGCCCTCGTGGCCAAGAACAAGGACGGCCGGCCACTCGTCTCGAAAGTCGAGGCCCTTAAAGCCCCTGGTCATTCCACGCCCGACCTGCTGCCACCGTCAGGCACGACAGACACAAGCAGTATAGCGACGAAGCAGGGGGCAGCCCATGTTCAGGAAATCAAGGAATGGCAGGCGATCATGGATCATCTGCGCAACCTCCCTGTCGCAAAGGGGGACGAACTGCCCCTGATTCCGGTGGATGCGCGCGCCGCCGAGATTCGAGCCCTGAAAGCTTAA
- a CDS encoding MGH1-like glycoside hydrolase domain-containing protein, producing MTSAIKEALRLEEARIGKTPWKKWGPYLSERQWGTVREDYSEGGDAWNYFTHDQARSRTYRWGEDGLAGISDDKQRICFALTLWNGKDPILKERLFGLTNSEGNHGEDVKEYYFYLDSTPTHSYMKYLYKYPQAAFPYADLVETNRRRSRDEMEYELLDTGVFDGDRYFDVFVEYAKGEAEDVLVQITACNRGPEEAELHLLPTLWFRNDWAAWIARPQEKPNLKQVMGAAGTSAVAAAHPIAGEYTLYCEGEAPLLFTENETNSERVFGTPNASAYVKDGINNCVVLGQKDAVNPEKTGTKVAPHYRAMIGPGQSATVRLRLTAQAPAEAGQETKVVADPFGTEFEETLAARRQEADEFYHSVTPPSVSPDAADVMRQAIAGMLWSKQYYYFDANHWLQEHHANPLQPGSREFRNREWYHMVNEDVISMPDKWEYPWYAAWDLAFHTLPISIVDPDFAKEQLKLMLRGVYLHPSGQLPAYEWNFSDVNPPVHAWATLFLHRTEQLLHGKADVDFLKWAFNKLMLNFTWWVNRKDRFGKNVFEGGFLGLDNIGIFDRSAPLPTGGYLEQADGTAWMALFTQNMGELAVELAAHDPIYEDMSSKFIEQFLYIARAMNRPGGDGMWDEEDGFYYDLLRLPDGSTHRLKVRSIVGLLPLCATTVVEKWQREIVSQATSMFNARLGQMPELLESIHPTGPGHFGVAERGIIALLKPERLRRILTKMLDENEFLSPYGIRSLSKFHEQHPYVLHVHGQEYRVDYQPAESNTGMFGGNSNWRGPVWMPVNAIIIRALLSFYLYYGDNFTIECPTGSGKMMNLFEVSKEIADRLSRIFTRDEHGKRPVYGGTEKFQNAPHWRDHLLFYEYFHGDNGAGLGASHQTGWTGLVAKLIQLYGRLDPNQALEMGRAALFQRGTPGV from the coding sequence ATGACCTCCGCGATAAAAGAGGCTCTCCGCCTGGAAGAAGCTCGGATCGGCAAGACGCCCTGGAAAAAGTGGGGGCCCTACCTCAGTGAACGTCAGTGGGGGACGGTGCGGGAGGATTACAGCGAGGGGGGCGACGCCTGGAACTATTTCACCCACGATCAGGCCCGCTCGCGGACCTACCGCTGGGGTGAGGACGGCCTCGCCGGAATATCGGACGACAAACAACGGATCTGCTTCGCCCTGACGTTGTGGAACGGTAAGGATCCCATTCTCAAGGAGCGTCTTTTCGGGCTTACCAACAGTGAAGGCAACCACGGCGAGGACGTCAAGGAGTACTACTTCTACCTGGACAGCACTCCTACCCATTCCTACATGAAGTACCTCTACAAGTATCCCCAAGCGGCCTTCCCCTACGCCGACTTGGTGGAGACGAACCGCCGCCGCTCCCGAGACGAGATGGAGTATGAACTCCTCGATACCGGCGTCTTCGATGGCGACCGCTATTTCGACGTCTTCGTCGAGTACGCCAAAGGCGAAGCGGAAGACGTCCTGGTGCAAATCACCGCTTGCAACAGAGGCCCGGAAGAGGCCGAGTTGCACCTGCTGCCCACCTTGTGGTTCCGCAACGACTGGGCGGCGTGGATTGCCAGACCTCAAGAGAAACCGAACCTCAAGCAGGTCATGGGAGCGGCGGGAACGAGTGCTGTTGCAGCAGCGCACCCGATAGCTGGGGAGTACACCCTGTACTGCGAGGGCGAGGCGCCGCTTCTCTTCACAGAGAACGAAACGAACTCCGAGCGCGTTTTCGGCACGCCCAATGCGTCTGCGTACGTCAAGGACGGAATCAATAACTGTGTAGTGCTTGGCCAAAAGGACGCAGTGAACCCCGAGAAGACTGGGACAAAGGTTGCCCCTCACTATCGGGCCATGATCGGTCCAGGCCAATCAGCGACCGTGCGTCTGCGCCTTACCGCCCAGGCACCGGCCGAAGCAGGCCAGGAAACCAAAGTTGTTGCAGATCCTTTCGGCACGGAGTTTGAGGAAACCCTCGCCGCGCGACGGCAAGAGGCGGACGAGTTCTACCACTCAGTGACGCCGCCTTCGGTCTCGCCGGATGCTGCCGACGTGATGCGCCAGGCCATCGCCGGCATGCTGTGGTCCAAGCAGTATTATTACTTTGACGCCAATCATTGGCTGCAGGAGCACCACGCCAACCCTCTCCAACCCGGGAGCCGCGAGTTCCGGAACCGAGAGTGGTACCACATGGTAAACGAGGACGTCATCTCCATGCCCGACAAGTGGGAGTACCCCTGGTACGCCGCCTGGGATCTGGCCTTCCATACGCTGCCAATTTCGATCGTGGACCCCGACTTCGCCAAGGAACAGTTGAAATTGATGCTGCGCGGAGTCTACCTCCATCCCAGCGGGCAGCTCCCCGCGTATGAGTGGAACTTCAGCGACGTTAATCCACCGGTACACGCCTGGGCCACCCTGTTCCTGCACCGCACTGAGCAGTTGCTGCACGGCAAGGCAGATGTCGATTTCCTCAAGTGGGCTTTCAACAAGCTGATGCTGAACTTCACATGGTGGGTGAATCGCAAGGACAGGTTCGGCAAGAACGTCTTCGAGGGTGGATTCCTCGGCCTCGATAACATTGGCATCTTCGACCGGAGCGCTCCACTGCCTACCGGTGGCTATCTGGAGCAGGCGGATGGCACGGCGTGGATGGCGCTCTTCACCCAGAACATGGGTGAGCTCGCGGTGGAGCTCGCCGCACATGACCCCATTTATGAGGACATGAGCTCAAAGTTCATAGAGCAGTTCCTCTATATCGCCAGGGCCATGAACCGGCCCGGTGGGGACGGCATGTGGGATGAGGAGGACGGTTTTTACTACGACCTTTTGAGGCTCCCGGACGGGAGTACGCATAGGCTCAAAGTGCGCTCCATCGTGGGGCTGCTGCCTCTGTGCGCCACCACGGTGGTCGAGAAGTGGCAAAGGGAAATCGTTTCGCAGGCAACCTCCATGTTTAACGCACGCTTGGGCCAGATGCCCGAGCTCCTGGAGTCCATCCACCCCACGGGTCCTGGGCATTTCGGCGTAGCCGAGCGGGGGATCATCGCCCTCCTCAAGCCGGAGCGTCTAAGACGGATTCTAACGAAGATGCTCGACGAAAACGAGTTCCTGAGCCCCTATGGCATCCGATCACTCTCCAAATTCCACGAGCAGCACCCGTATGTCTTACACGTGCATGGCCAGGAGTACCGGGTGGACTACCAGCCGGCCGAGTCGAACACAGGCATGTTCGGCGGCAACTCCAACTGGCGGGGCCCCGTCTGGATGCCGGTGAACGCGATCATCATCCGGGCGCTCCTGAGTTTTTATTTGTACTACGGCGACAACTTTACAATCGAATGCCCCACAGGTTCCGGCAAAATGATGAATCTCTTCGAGGTCAGCAAGGAAATTGCAGACAGGCTCAGCCGTATCTTTACCCGCGACGAGCACGGAAAACGACCAGTGTATGGCGGCACGGAGAAGTTCCAAAACGCCCCCCACTGGCGGGATCACCTCCTCTTCTATGAGTATTTCCACGGAGATAATGGCGCTGGACTTGGCGCCAGCCACCAGACCGGCTGGACCGGACTCGTGGCCAAGCTTATCCAGCTTTACGGCCGTCTAGACCCCAATCAGGCCCTTGAGATGGGTAGAGCGGCCTTGTTCCAGCGAGGCACGCCGGGCGTTTAG
- a CDS encoding bifunctional riboflavin kinase/FAD synthetase, with amino-acid sequence MIVVTRVEDIHEALHGVCLTIGNFDGVHMGHAKLLQRVRDRAAATGLVSVALTFDPHPRRVLLGNAAPPVITLLEHKLECIEASGVQVCVVLPFTRELAALEPEAFVREALVEGLCLKQLVIGYDYAFGKGRRGNFELLSALGQKYGFGVERLDPVIINGAVVSSTRIRDMVQAGNVWDVRPLLGRFHQVRGTVVHGQKRGRQLGFPTANVGVRDELVPLSGVYAVWVEVEGTIRPGVANIGKNPTFGDFELSVEAHILDFKGKIYDQPIRVHFVQRIRSEKKFSGPEELIHRIREDIGLARMILAAPDSRP; translated from the coding sequence ATGATTGTCGTCACCCGCGTCGAGGATATTCACGAAGCCCTGCATGGCGTTTGCCTCACCATCGGCAACTTCGACGGTGTGCATATGGGCCATGCCAAGCTGCTCCAGCGCGTGCGCGACCGGGCCGCAGCCACCGGACTCGTCAGCGTCGCCCTCACCTTTGACCCGCATCCCAGACGCGTCCTCCTGGGCAACGCCGCGCCGCCGGTCATCACACTCCTTGAGCACAAGCTCGAATGCATCGAGGCCAGCGGCGTCCAGGTCTGCGTGGTCCTGCCCTTTACCCGGGAACTGGCCGCCCTGGAACCGGAGGCGTTCGTGCGCGAGGCCCTGGTCGAAGGGCTATGCCTCAAGCAGCTGGTCATCGGCTACGACTACGCCTTCGGCAAAGGCCGCCGGGGGAATTTCGAGCTGCTCTCGGCCCTGGGCCAGAAATACGGCTTCGGCGTCGAACGCCTGGACCCGGTCATCATCAATGGGGCCGTGGTGTCCTCGACCCGCATCCGCGACATGGTCCAGGCCGGCAATGTCTGGGACGTGCGCCCGTTGCTTGGCCGCTTCCACCAGGTGCGCGGCACCGTGGTCCACGGCCAAAAACGCGGTCGCCAGCTCGGTTTCCCCACCGCCAATGTGGGCGTACGCGACGAGCTTGTCCCCCTGTCCGGGGTCTACGCCGTGTGGGTAGAGGTGGAAGGGACCATCCGGCCGGGCGTGGCCAATATCGGCAAAAATCCCACATTTGGCGACTTCGAGCTGTCTGTCGAGGCCCATATCCTCGATTTCAAGGGCAAAATTTACGATCAGCCCATCCGGGTCCATTTCGTCCAGCGCATTCGCTCCGAAAAGAAATTCTCCGGCCCGGAAGAACTCATCCACCGCATCCGCGAGGATATCGGTCTGGCCCGCATGATTCTGGCCGCACCCGATTCAAGGCCCTGA